One genomic segment of Panicum virgatum strain AP13 chromosome 2N, P.virgatum_v5, whole genome shotgun sequence includes these proteins:
- the LOC120661046 gene encoding protein LIFEGUARD 2-like, translating into MAEVEPDLEAGVATASAKAAVKPEADPKPAATAAVTPPPQNVEEGTPRQQWAFVRNVYAVILLQYWLAGGIVAITYFVPAVPRFFKSPHVAVYFAIVAIVAPFVALWPMLKYREKHPVNLLLLGLVTLCFSLSIGIMTSIFTKFGTMVLQSMILTEVAMINLIIYTFWAAIRNYKVTFLFPFLINHLLIFVIYLTIQVNCPLGSANMTILGCLVTMLFVAFIVHDIELLIKRHKYKEDIFAAISLYLDLINLAISFLLSPTK; encoded by the exons ATGGCGGAAGTCGAACCTGACCTCGAGGCCGGCGTGGCCACCGCATCAGCGAAGGCGGCTGTAAAACCCGAGGCCGATCCCAAGCCCGCAGCGACCGCCGctgtgacgccgccgccgcagaatgTGGAGGAGGGGACCCCGCGCCAGCAGTGGGCGTTCGTGCGGAACGTGTACGCCGTCATCTTACTGCAGTACTGGCTCGCGGGGGGCATCGTCGCCATCACCTACTTCGTGCCCGCCGTCCCGCGCTTCTTCAAGTCCCCCCACGTCGCCGTCTATTTCGCCATCGTCGCCATCGTCGCCCCCTTCGTCG CGTTATGGCCGATGCTCAAGTACAGGGAGAAGCACCCGGTGAATCTGCTGTTGCTTGGCCTCGTCACGCTCTGCTTCAGCCTCAGCATCGGCATCATGACCTCCATCTTCACCAAATTCG GTACCATGGTTTTGCAATCTATGATTCTTACAGAAGTTGCTATGATTAACCTCATCATCTACACATTCTGGGCAGCCATAAGAAACTACAAAGTCACCTTCCTGTTCCCCTTCCTGATCAACCATCTCCTCATATTTGTGATCTACCTGACCATTCAG GTCAATTGTCCTCTGGGAAGCGCCAATATGACCATATTGGGTTGCTTGGTCACCATGTTGTTCGTTGCGTTCATCGTCCATGACATAGAATTGCTGATCAAGCGTCACAAATACAAGGAGGACATCTTTGCTGCAATATCACTATACTTGGACCTCATCAACCTGGCCATTTCTTTTCTGTTATCACCCACTAAATGA